Part of the Amblyomma americanum isolate KBUSLIRL-KWMA chromosome 7, ASM5285725v1, whole genome shotgun sequence genome, TGTTGTAAGTAATAACTCTTTGTTCCGTCAACCGGCTGCAGCTTCTTGTATTTCTCGGAGCGGGAGGTGTCAAATGCGTCCCCTTTGCTCTCATGTGGCCTATATTGGCCATGTCTCTATGGCTGTGTCTGATTGGATGCTCATACGACATTGATTCAATCTTCTTGGCCCACCTATACTGTCAGTCAGAATTTCTGGAATTATCCCCCCTCCATAAGGCAATATGTGATGCTTAGACTACGGACGCAGCAGCTGTACCAGTCACCTTCTGATACTGTCTCTCACGGTGCTCTAGGCGGAACGATAATTCTTTTTACAACGACAGAACTGCAGGTTAGTGGTTATTCGTGGCAACGAAGCATTGCAACACACCTACATTAAGACGCAGACTAGAGTAACACGGCACAAACTTTTTACTACGCTTTAAGATTTGAATTGTGAAGTATAGTATACAGACTGCAGTCGAACGGGTGGGGAAAATATACGGTACAGTGCGCAAGCGATATTTACGAAAAAAACGCAATACTGAATATTTGTTGGAGGCCGTTTCATATGTACGATTATGTTTTCAAATAAAACAATGGAAGGTCCCAAAGGCAGATGTGATAATTTATGTTCTTCCTCTGCGGTGCTTGGTAATACGTGGAAATGTTCCGCATGCAACCACTTGGTACAAACTGGAGCACAGTTCTGCATGTCTTACTCATTATTATATACGGGATAGAGGCTCATTAAAATATGTGCATATTATAAAAAAATTCTATCCATGTGAAACGCTGTTGAGGATTACATTACCACACGcaagtgcagcgatggcgtagaggtagtgCACCTCCTCACGTACAAGAGGACCTGGGCTCGAATGCCAGTGCCACGCCATTGTCCCCCGGATAAGagaatccgcgtgtcgatggaaatcCATAGCTTGgtctggggtgcggcctgatcttggTGACTAGAaccaccagaacaggatttgtcCACCCAGGTGTGGTACTTGGCCACGGCTTCCTATGTGAATACACAAATTAGCCTTGCCCTTAGTCTTCGGCGACTGCGGAACAACTGATCAAGACGGCAATCAGACCTGCGACGCAACGTAAGGAGCTAAGAATCTCTTACTCCAGACGGGCGGCCATTAGAAACTGAccctggcaacgtttaatgctAGAGCCTTAACCAGAGAGGCTAGTCCAGCATTGGTGTTCGAGCAACTAGCGGATATTCAACTGGATGTCATAGGGCTTGGTAAGGTTAGGAAGGCACACGACTGTTCTGGTTCATGACTTTTGACATCCCAAggcaactcacgctatgagggacgccgtagtggagggctccagctAATTTCAACACGTGGGGTTCTTTACacgcacagacatcgcacagtacaaaggcCACTAGCATTTCTCcttcatcgaaatgagaccgccgcggccgggatcgaagccgtgAATTTCGGGactgcagccgagcgccgtaaccactgagccaccgcaacggcTGGAGGAGAGATGAAGCGCATACCGTGCTAAAGAGTTTTCACATGTAATGCTATGGTGGATCAGTGGACAGACAGGTTATTGCTCTTTTATACCTTACAAgaggtttgtttttctttgtctaAGCCGCCATGATGGCTTACAGGTTATGGCActcgggtgctgacccgaaagacgcgggttcaatcccggccgctgcggtcgaatttcgatcgaggcaaaattctagagacccgtgtgctgtgcgatgtcagtgcacgttgaagaacccaggtggtcgaaattaccggagcccttcactacggtgtccctcatagcccgagtcgctatgggacgttaacccccccccccccccctcatcccgaaccacaagagctttgttttctgaaagagcggtgtttttgtgtttaggagctggtattctgtCGATACAAGCCAACAATTTCTCCTCACTGTCTCTTTATCTGAGGAAGACGATGTTGATGTTCAagaaatgaacgataatctcgcaGCTATCATCACGAAGTGCGCAATAGTAGAAGGATCGAGGATGCTTAGACAGGATACCAGCAAGTTATCTGAGGAGTTTGATAAATAAACGCAAAAGCATGAAAGAATCTAACATCCAAACAGAATAggacagagctatcaaagctaatcTACCAGCGCTACGTaaccgacataagaaagtttaatcaGGACTGAATTGAGCATGCTCTGAAAAGCAGAGGTCGCCTGAAAGTGGTGAAGAAACTAGGCAGAAATCAGTTGTATGCGCTACGAGATGAGGAGCGCATTGCGATTAGCAATCCAGTTAAGGTGGTTAATGTCGCCGAAGAGTCCTACCCAAACCTTTATTATAGACAATGCAGTAAGGACGTTAATGGGCGAGGCAGTAGCGCACGGCAATGTAACATCTCACCAGTAAAGAAAGCAGAGGCGAAGGAGACCTTTGAAGGAATTCAAAGGGGAGAGCGCTGGTGAATATCAAGCAACAGAAGATTtgctgaaggacggaggggagattgggCTAATAAAACTATCCACCCTGTATTCGCAATGCGTACCGGAAGCTTGGATGAACGTCAACGTAATTTTAATCCGCAAGAAAGGAGACGTTAAGGTATTGAAAAATTAAATACCGGTCAGTTTACTATCCGTTGACTAAGAGCTGTTTAATAGggaaatcgctaatagagtcgggACAACCAAAAGCTTCagtcaaccaaattatcaggcattCGTAAAGCCTGCTCGACAAGAGACCatgttcacgctatcaatcaggttatagagaaatgcgcagaatataacccatccctatatacagccttcatagattacgagaaggAATTTGACTCAGTtgaacctcagcagtcatgcaggcattgcgcaaTGAGGCTGGAATACTGAAAGATATTTATAGGCGCTGCACAGCTAACATAGTGCACCATAAAGCCAACAGTAAAATTACAGTAAAGAAGGGTATTAGGCAGGAAGACACAATCTCGTCAAGGTTATTCATCCCTGTTTATAGGACGTATTCAATGGCCTGTCTTGGAAACAGCTGCAGATAAAAGCTAGTGGACAATACcctaataatctgcgattcattGATGAGATTTCCTTACCACGTCACTCAGGGGACTAATTGAAAAACATGGTCACTGAGTTAGGCGGGCAAAACAGAAGGGAGGGGCTAAAAATTATAAACGCTGAAAATCGATGTAGTATTCAATAGTCTCGAAAGAGAACTGCTTTCTACAGTTGGCAGAGAGGCGCTGGAACTGATAAGtggatacgtctacttaggacaggtactGACTGCAGATTAGAATCActggagtgaaataactagaatataAACGGGGTGAAGCCAATTTGGGCAACTACTCTTatatcatgaacggcagttttgTAATATCCCTCAAGTGAAAAGTATATAGTAGTTGTAAcatgccggtactcacctatggggcaagaATATGGGGACTTCCGAAAAGGGTTCGACTTGAACACAATGTAGTGAGCTATCGAActgaaaattataggtgtaacgttgagagaccggaagcgggcagagtgggtgaggaaacaaatgcgGTTTAATGCGGGTATTTACTCAAGTACACATAAGTACGCAAAggcacttcacgaagtcaaagacTATAACGCATTGGCTAGCTTCAGTTTTATTCAGATCCGAACCTGTGAGCCTTCGTAACATGTTCGGTGCGTACTTCCCTCGCAATCCGAAAGAtctgggttcgattccccgttctttacaagctttttttttttatttgcagcttCTCGTGTTACAACACCGACAAAGCCAGCAACACCAAATACGCCGACGCCAGCttctctgcgacacgagctccttatcatggctgtcgcgttaaaatgagcttgggcagggcacgtagtGCAAAGGCGTGATAACAGATgattcttaagggtaacggagtagattccaagaggcAAGTTTAgaagggagcggcagaaagttagattgCAGGGTAAGAAGCTTTCGGACATAAGGTAGCTAGAGCTGgcacaggacggggttaattggagagatatgggagaggcctttgccctgcagtgggtgcagtgagCCTCGTGGTGGTGAGGAACCACAGGTAGCAGAAGACATAACGCAATAAAATAGCCAAATCTTGACTAGCGGCTATTCTTCCAGGGAGCGAGGAGACATCCGCTGTTAGTTTGAGTTTAACTTTAGTATgggtctttttttttggggggggggggggggggagggggggaggggggctcgtGTCCACTACTCAGTGGCAGCCGCATAACGAACACTGAGTGCGTGAATTGCGTACATTTTGCAGAAGGCAGTGCAGTTATGTTAAAATAGCTGTTTACTTACGCAGTAGAACCAAAAATTCAAATATAACACAGATTGATCAGCAAAGCATTACCACATTTCTCCTATTCGCGCAAGAGCAGTGCATTTCATTCAACGGTGATCGCCTTTCTCTGCAGCGTCAACCCCTGCATCCGCGACGGTTGGGTTGAGACGCAGCACCGGTCGTGGTCCGAGCGGAGCAGAGGTTTCCCGCAAATCGCACGTGTGAGTAGACCAGGCAACGGTGCGTTGAACGAAGTCAGCTCAATGCCCCTAAATGGTTTTAGTTGTCATCGTAAGTCGGCGTCGTCAGTCACCAGATTCTCTGGTCTGTGCTACAGAGTATCCCTTTCAGACACTACGCGCACCACAATGTAGCCCATGCGCACGTTCTTCTTGGAGTGTGCTACAACTAGCAGCAATTTGTTTGTTTCAAACGAATTCCGCACTCTTCTTATCGCAACTATTTGTTTTCCCGCGAGATAGCGAACGTAATGAATTTTTCTATTAACAGGGAGCTTGGTAGCCGGCCCTTCGACTGCATAGAAATTCTGTCAGCGGTgacacaataattttttttcgcagTTTCTAGCATGATAAGGATCTCAGAAAGATGCGTGAACCCGTTATCTTTCCTCTACACGTCTGACTACGGCGCTTTGATGCTGCTATTGAGACCCATTGCACAAAAATTTGTACatacaaaaaaaagagaagttcGGAGCCTTCATAACCACAATTGTAAAGAAGATAATAGGTTAGCATTTAGGTTTCCTCCTGCGGCGTCTACAATGACTGTATTAGGTTCCATTTTAGATCTCTCAAAAGTCCGGTTGGAACCGCTTCCATTGCTATTATATTGTTTGCAGGAGTCGTCAGCATCTAGAATGTTCGAGCACCTTCCATTGCATTATCATGGGACATTACACTTATACAACCCACTAATCTATATTGACAATTTTCTTGGCTTAGCCTACCTGTAAAATTTTGGACGTCCTTAGGAATTTTCGGCCGTAGGCCGAGCTCAGATTTCGGGGTCCTAACATTTTAAACTTAGGAGCTGCCCTACAGATCTTTAATCTGTTCCGTACTAGATTTTCTATCTCCTGTCTGGGACCGCTATAAATATTTcgacattcctgcaatagccctATATAAAGATTTTTATAATTATGCCAATAATTACTTTTCTTGCACGCTTGAATAAATTGATAGCATACAGGAATGCGCCATACCCGCTAATGGTGATCACGTGAACCTCCTTCATATCAGCTTGTGTCTTCTATAATGTGCCTTTCATGATGAAGCcagccccccgcccccctcccgcACGCCACAGGCATAGTGGGTATGAATCTCGCAGTGCGCTCTTCATTTTGCAAGGTTTCGTTAACCATCACTGTTATATGGCGTTTGGCCAAACATGTGACAGCTTGCCAGTATACGCTGGAAGGACGAACAGGCGCAGGTAGCATTTTATTTTGTCAGTGGTTAAGTATGGTAAAATATATGACTCGGTTTTCCGGGAGAATTTTAGAATGCACGCAGCGCACCTATGTATAATGAGCTGATCTCTCGAGAACAGCGCGGGCTTACGGAGTAAATATATTGGTAGTTACTAAAGATTTTTTCAGGTAAACCATGGTTCGCCAAAGAAATCTTTCTTATAGCACAAAAGAACTGCCAGAACAACTTGATCTACACACAGGGTACCCTGACGCCGAGTGCCCACAACAAGAAAataatttctggctacgccacaaTCCCCTAGCGCTTAGCCGCAGGGCGAACCATCTATAGATACAATAATGGCGAGCACACGCGAGGTGGCCCCGACTGGGTTTGTAGAACTTGCATCCCAGGTGCTCGAATCTCAACGCTGTGCCAGCCTGCCTCCTCTGAATGCAACAGGACACGATAAACACGGTAAAGAAAACATACGTCACACTCGGAATGCCACAAGGAGGAGGGCGCAGACATCGGATGCATTGCCAGCTTACTCCGGCGTTCCATGTTTCGCGATAGTTGAGCGTTGCCAAGAAGGGGCATGATGTGCAGCATTTCGCAGTAGTATGCAGGCTATTTCGCAGGTCTGTCAAGGAAGGCGATGAGCGGAGCCGATAGCTGATCTTAAAAAGGATGACCTAGCCCTCCTTGTGTTTGCGAAAGGTCAATAACAGTTATGTCTCCATTTCTATACACAAACGACACGTGGCTGGCTTGTACAGTTCCGCTCCCTTGTGTTATTTGTAGGTTTGGGCTGGAAGGTACTCCGCCGTGGAGAAGGTATGTCTTCCGGACCAGAAGGAGCTCCCGACAGTGAACGACGACCTTCGAAAGTAGATGGGGAGGTGTCCAAAATGTCCACTCGGAAGAGGCGCAGGCTTAGTGCACCAGTTCCCGTGGAGCAAACGAACGAATCTTACACGACGCAAGGGGCCGAGGAGGCCGCAAAAACTGGATCGGTAATTAAAAGACATCGCAGGTCGTCGATGAGTAATGCCGACCACCGCCGTCGACGCTCATTAGCCGGCAGCTCCACTAGCCGCCTTAAGGACGCAACCATCAAAGTGCAAACAATTGAGTCATCCTCAGATGATCCCGCTTCGAAGACAGCAAAGGCAAGCGACGGTAGCGGCCCTAAAGCACTGCCTCATCAACCTGTCCCAGAGAATCGACCATCACCGCAAGCTGGGGAGAAAAATTCATCTCCAAACCACTCGCGTCAAAAAACTATCCGATTGGCTTCCGGCATAGATGGGGCTCCCGTGGGTGAAGCGGCAAAGCAGCAGGACGTGCTTGCCTCGATGGCCAGCACCCAACCTCCTGGCCATCCTGCCACGACATCTGCCAAAGAAGGCGCGGCCGAGACTAGCATGGCTTACTTGCAAAACGCAGACGCCCcaccacgtgacctggcagccgCTGGTTTAGTTCCGGATATTGCACCTGCCAAGGAACCGGCATCTCGGATCAAACGTTCCAAGGTGAAAACAAGGAGAGGCACCGTGCTGAGCCCCAATTGGCTTGGCCTGAAAAACTTCGATTTGGCCGACATTGTAAGTTGCGGATTTCAAGATTTCATGGAAGCGTCTCTTCAATAATCTTGTCATGCTAGGAATTGAGTAGAGCTTGCTTTTATATCGGTAGCTTCCTGACACTGCGGCCGATAACTCGATTATGTATTCTTGCACTCAGGCCAGCGTCAACTCCTTTTAACTCCCGAGTAGGGCCCTTTGATTTATACACTGCGGAATGGGAACGTTACTTCCAGCAAGGTACAATACGCAAGGTAATGTTTCGTTTTAGATCGGGAACAAAAATGAAATATAAACAGAGAAAATTGGTGGCCTTCTTAGCCACATGCATAAAAACGAAAAAGCAATAGCATTCATATTAACTGCTAAGGTATCTACAGAATGTTTATAATGTCCATTCAGGTTTCCCAAAAAAACAACGCTTGGAACCGATGTCCATTACCCTGAACTGTTTTCATGACTAAATAATGCCCACTAATACACATTAATTCATTTTCTGTTGTGGGCTATCTTCAACTTCAACATGGACAGTGCTCTATGACTGGTCCACTGGTTATCACGCGGTGTTGATGACGTACCGACACTCGGAATCGCATTCATAGATCGTGGCAGTCCTAATAGGGATACAAGCGCAGTGGTGCTTCTGTTAAGCGATGAGCTACTGCCACACTAGGTGGCTGTTTCAGACACAGCACCGGTTGGGGCTTGTGAGAGCCAAGTTGTTGATCATGCTCTCCTGTAATGCTCATGCGCCCCGCAACGACGGGTGGGTGGCTATTTCGTGGAAATCCACAACAGTGGGCAGTTCACTGGCAATCTGGCGAGGAGGTTCCCGCCTCCCAAAGTGGTTAGGTTATGTACATCATGATACCTGCCCCCTTTCGCATTTAAATTTATCATCACCAGCACAATGTTTCACTATGATATCCCATACTAGTCTTTTGACAACAAAACATGTGGGTGCCCTTTATCGCAAAATGTCACCCACAAAAGTAATACCTTACCACATTACACAGTGAAAGTAAAAATGCAACTACTATATTCGGCCGAAGCCATATAAATTAGGTTAGGTCCATCAGAAGCCTTCTCATGCCCTTGTGTATCACCGAGTACAAGATGTCGATCAACACGATCAGGGCGCTCAAATGCAGGACAGGGCGCAAAATTACACTTAAAACTTTTTCATGCCTTAACTCAGCATATATACGGTGTGTAATATAAAGTTCTGCTTCCCCTTCAGGTGAAAAGTCCTCGGGAGACCATCACCAGCGGCGCCGCCTTGCTCCTCAAGAACGAGATGGTCTTGAGCCTAGCGGTTATTGGGACCATGCTTTTTGTTCTCGTCGCCCTGTTCTTCCTAATGCCCGTTAACACCCCGAATGTAAAGGAAGGCTTCTGCGTGACAGACGACTGTCTTTCACACGCAACCCTTCTTACTGAGACCCGagacacaaagtttgacccttgtCACGACTTCACCGCCCATGTCTGCTTCAACTGGTCACCGCACAAACAAAGTAAAGAAATTAGAGATTTTGACTCCTCCGCCATGGAAGACATGGTCTATTCATGGCTCTTGGACTTGGGCACAGCTCTGCAGGAAGGATCTAAAGCGTTCCCCGTTGCCAACAAGGCGCTGGCCATGCTGGAGTCCTGCATGAGTAACTCATCTACGTACGGAACAAACTTGAAGGATTTCCGGCAATTTCTCAACAATCGCAGCCTACCTTGGCCTAATCCGCCACAACCAGATGTTGACGCGCTTGGCGTGCTCGTCAATCTAGCCTACAATTGGCAGGCCGCCTTTTTGTTCGAGGTGCGCGCGTCCTTGGTGCGGAAAGGCGGACACAAAGGGAGGCGGTGCATTATTTTGACGCCGGCTCCTACGATCACCCGCTACCATCAACAGCACCGCGCTGTGATAAGAGACGGAAAGGACGCCTACTTCAAGTACTGGATGGACTTCTACACAGCCCTCTTCGGCGACACCAAAACAGCCAGCAAAGAACGGGCGCTTCAGACAGCCGACATGGAGGGCGACATTTTTGATACTATCAAAGAGGCGTTACAAGCATCGCCCAAAGACTCGGCCGTGTTCCCGATAGGCGAGTTCGAAGTGTTCACGGTCAACATAAGCTCCAGCCGATGGTTCCAGCTGCTGAAGAACGTTACCGCCATGAACCCCGAACTGACAGAGCAAGACGTTGTTGTGACGACCAATGTATATTTCCTGCAAACAGTGGGCAACCTGTTCAAGAAGTACACCAACGCTCAGATCTTGGATTTTCTGGGGTGGCAATTTGTCCAACACTACGCGCCAGTGTCTGATAGCGGCCTCCTGGTGGCGCGTTACGGCGACCGCAGGACAGCCAGAAGCTTGAGACCTACCTTCTGCGGATTCCACATCGAGGTACCCTACAGGGTGCTACTTCTAACACTGCGCTTTGCGTCCCGGCTGACGGAGAGCGACAAGGAACTGGTCGACGCCGGCTTCGACCGCCTCGTGTCGACGGCTGTGCATTTGGTCAAAGATTCGACCTGGATGGACTCGGAGAGCAAAGCCTTGGCCATTGATAAACTTCGCGCTGCCAGGTTGCGGCTGTGGCCTCCTCCCGAATTCCTCAACGAGACAAACCTCGAGGAATTATTTCGAGCATTTCCAGAAAAACAGAAGTCTTTTGGCGAATACTTCATCAAATCTCGCCAGAGCATTCGAAACATTAGCAGAACGCCTGAGTTCGACACAGTGCTTGGGATGCCGGAGAACTATGGCTTGCCTTATTTCGAGTACGACTATGCAGACAACGCTATAGGTGTCGCTATCGCAGCTGTGGCCCGCCCACTTTTTTATGGCAAAGGCACTCCGGCCATGTTCTACGGCGGGTTTGGCTTCTCCGTCGCCTTAGAGCTGGTAAAGGCGCTCGACCAGGAGGGACTGCAATGGCACCCCGACGGACGGCTGGTCCACTCGTTCTTCAGCGAGGCCTCACATGCGGTTTTCGAGGCCAAGAATACGTGCCTCAATTCAAGTGAGTTCGACAGTGGCAAAAGTGTGTTTCCTGAAATACCGGCGCTGCAGATAGCCTACTCCGCTTTCCTAGACTCAGCAAGTGAACCCGGGAGCCAAACGCACATAAGCGCCGAGCTCACCGAAGAAAAGGTATTTTTTATGACAATCTGCTACATGACCTGTGTCCGAAAGGACGTTAAGAACCCTTTCGCGGCTGACTGCAACAAAATTGTGCGCAGTTCTGCAGCCTTCGCAAAGGCATTCCGCTGCCCAGAAGGATCTAGGATGAACCCAGGAAACAAGTGCTCCTTTTTTTAGTAATACGAGAGCTTGGTGATGTGAGATTTTTTGTTGTTTGCCTGCGTCCCTATGAGCTTGTTTTTATGAATACCGACGACCACTGACAAATTTATTCACGCTCTGTTTTTAGTCCAACGCATGACCTGTTGTGTAATTCGAAAGCAAGTGGTGAGAACTCTGGAAGAGTGCGGATGTTTTTACTATTTTTTCCGCCCGTTTTCACTCATCACACGTGGTGTTGCTTGTAAAGCGTTTGCACATTTTTACCATAATTTTGCGTTCTGACATCAGGCCGCGACAGAGATAAGATTTTGCAATAGTCCTCATGAAAACTGCCCTAAAGAAATTGAAGTACCCCGGTTAAACAACGGAGCCGAGGCGGCTACATAGGTTGAGGGCGGGTCTTGTTATGTTCGTGCAACTTGGCATTTCTCGGAAAATTTTCAATCTTCCCATGCAGTTATTTCTGCCAAGGCCAAGATGCAAATTATTCTTGCGAAAAATTCTTCGTTGCAGCTGTGCAATAGCAACTTGTCACGATAAGATTTCCCTGTATTTCAAGTGAACGGTTGCGTCCTGTGCATTTATATTGGGTGTGCACCCCAAAGTTATGTGGTCCGTGCTTTTTCGAGTCGCTCTTTTCTGAATATGACATTTGGAAGAAAAATATTCCTAGTGGAAATCTTGTGCTTATGTGGGTTTTCTCGTCTAAGTCTGGACTTGACACTCATTATTTAATTACGTACATTATGTGTGTGTTCCGACTCTCGGCAGTCATCTCATTACAATTTTTATATACATGTATTGTGCTCGGTGAAGACTGTGATGCTTTTCGCGAGATTAGTTTGGCCTGTAGTTTTCTACGTGGCCTCAAAAATGTGGGCGTTAAAAGTTTATTACTTGAAATAAATGACATTGTAGATCAAGTATAAAAGCTTTGTCCCGTACCGCATACTTTTATATGCACTAAGCTCTCAATATGTTCAGGAGGAAGTAGTGGGCTAGTTAGTTACGCATGCCAAATGATTCCCAGCGCACAAGAAAGAGACGTAGACGGACAGAAAACTCTCCACACAGCACCGTACTTGAACGAGTTCATTTCCACGCTATGCACCTATGTTTATTTAATACACGGCGTAAGCGCGTGCAAGAAACAACCACTAAAATATGGGCGATACGTCGGGTTCGTCATTGTTAGCGGCGATGAGCAACCTGTTACAAGAAGCAACTTCACAAATTCAACAAAAGCATCACTGCACACCGAAAATGTACACACGTGAATAGGCAGCCTTTGAACATTCGTCACTGTGTCATTATGACCAAGAAATGACGCTCCTTGTCACTTAACAGTGCTGAAGGCGCGCGCTCCCGCAAATTTTATTTTAGCTTTGCGATTTCCCCAGCCTCAACAATTTCCCTTGTGGTCTTTTCTGGACCCTCGCGCAGAACTGTGGTTTGCAGGAAGGAAGGCTCTTGTTCCTTGGACTGGTTGCAGCCACGGAAATGTGTATGCCTATGTGTCGAGAGGCAACCGTAGCTGTAGTTGTGCTCCCTGAGCCTTTCACTCAAACATCTGCCAATCTGGCTAAAGTAGGGTCTTCCACAGGGCAAGAGAATTAAGTACACTAAGTTTTCTGTGTATGCAGCAAACCGCCGCGGGTGCCTAATTGTGTAGTTCCTGTCATGACTGTCGGCACAGTTTACCTTCTGGCACAGGTTTGATATCTTATCCTGTGCCGAAAGGACGAATTCTTCTCGTGCACACCTTCTCGTTTGCctattttttttatgttgcaaGAGATGGCATGCGGGTAGGGTATCAGGGCCATTTTCGTGTCCCGAGCTGAGTCCTCCAAGGTGTTGGATGCtagcttttatgcgttgcatattgcaatcagttcagcccttgggcgcggccgggcagccaccaaaccacgtgacgtgacgtcacgacagccggaggaaaagctgggccccaactcgcgcggtcgcgcgcggccgcgcgcggccgcagccaccacctgactcccgctcctcccgctaggggcgctgcgccggcgcgtaacgtcacggaggaaaagctgggccccaactcgcgcggtcgcgcgcgggccgcagccaccacctgactcccgctcctcccgctaggggcgctgcgctatgattgacgtcacggcatatgtgtaaaagagctgcgctccttcgccgggacagtcttatacccctgtcacacgggcattccgagggccctcgaaccgatagtctatcgacttaaaggcgatcgagcgctgctacacgggcagtttcaatggcgatcgagtcaacagcctatcgagtcaacggagcagcacggaactccatcgagatatgcaacgcattcttggcttaaccaagctaagcctggccattttttagaAGTCTAATCAAGTCTTCAGCCACAGAAATTAAAAGGGGGTGCGCTAATTTTTGACCGCTGATGGGTTTCCGTCGCTGCTGCAaattaaattaagaaaaaaatgacgCTCATCCGGTACGATGAACTACTTGGAGTGTACAACGCTGTTCATTCGGATTAATGTCGCCAGCATACTGAAGGCTACAGTGGTCTGTTTGAACTGCATTCTATGGGCCGAGCAAAAGTGCTTGTAACCCGTGCTAAAGTTGTAGCGGCAGAATTTTTTCCATCACGCCACAAATGGTGCAGCGGAAGCGAAACGAAGGTAAAATTTGTGGAAACGAAAGCTTCCGTTCCACGGCAAAGCTATGACGAATGCCACTAGATGGCACTTAGCAAAGCTTATGCACAAATTCTCACCTATCGCCTATATCTGACGATGTTCTACACGA contains:
- the LOC144097893 gene encoding endothelin-converting enzyme 2-like; translated protein: MASTQPPGHPATTSAKEGAAETSMAYLQNADAPPRDLAAAGLVPDIAPAKEPASRIKRSKVKTRRGTVLSPNWLGLKNFDLADIVKSPRETITSGAALLLKNEMVLSLAVIGTMLFVLVALFFLMPVNTPNVKEGFCVTDDCLSHATLLTETRDTKFDPCHDFTAHVCFNWSPHKQSKEIRDFDSSAMEDMVYSWLLDLGTALQEGSKAFPVANKALAMLESCMSNSSTYGTNLKDFRQFLNNRSLPWPNPPQPDVDALGVLVNLAYNWQAAFLFEVRASLVRKGGHKGRRCIILTPAPTITRYHQQHRAVIRDGKDAYFKYWMDFYTALFGDTKTASKERALQTADMEGDIFDTIKEALQASPKDSAVFPIGEFEVFTVNISSSRWFQLLKNVTAMNPELTEQDVVVTTNVYFLQTVGNLFKKYTNAQILDFLGWQFVQHYAPVSDSGLLVARYGDRRTARSLRPTFCGFHIEVPYRVLLLTLRFASRLTESDKELVDAGFDRLVSTAVHLVKDSTWMDSESKALAIDKLRAARLRLWPPPEFLNETNLEELFRAFPEKQKSFGEYFIKSRQSIRNISRTPEFDTVLGMPENYGLPYFEYDYADNAIGVAIAAVARPLFYGKGTPAMFYGGFGFSVALELVKALDQEGLQWHPDGRLVHSFFSEASHAVFEAKNTCLNSSEFDSGKSVFPEIPALQIAYSAFLDSASEPGSQTHISAELTEEKVFFMTICYMTCVRKDVKNPFAADCNKIVRSSAAFAKAFRCPEGSRMNPGNKCSFF